A window of the Citrus sinensis cultivar Valencia sweet orange chromosome 9, DVS_A1.0, whole genome shotgun sequence genome harbors these coding sequences:
- the LOC102621103 gene encoding biotin carboxylase 2, chloroplastic isoform X1 — protein MDASMTMSKSVTTTSPGLFVGRGKGILRSSQCSFMVGSRTVNFPRQVVAGVGGKLKRRCSGGGALKVTCRQEKILVANRGEIAVRVIRTAHEMGIPCVAVYSTIDKDALHVKLADESVCIGEAPSSQSYLLIPNVLSAAISRGCTMLHPGYGFLAENAVFVEMCREHGINFIGPNPDSIRIMGDKSTARETMKNAGVPTVPGSDGLLQSTEEAVKLADELGFPVMIKATAGGGGRGMRLAKEPGEFVKLLQQAKSEAAAAFGNDGVYLEKYVQNPRHIEFQVLADKYGNVVHFGERDCSIQRRNQKLLEEAPSPALTPELRKAMGDAAVAAAASIGYIGVGTVEFLLDERGSFYFMEMNTRIQVEHPVTEMISSVDLIEEQIYVAMGGKLRYKQEDIVLQGHSIECRINAEDPFKNFRPGPGRITAYLPAGGPFVRMDSHVYPDYVVPPSYDSLLGKLIVWAPTREKAIERMKRALNDTIITGVPTTIEYHKLILDVEDFKNGKVDTAFIPKHEQELQAPQKIVLATTPNEMAGATA, from the exons ATGGACGCCTCCATGACCATGTCCAAATCTGTCACCACCACTTCTCCC GGATTGTTTGTTGGGAGGGGCAAGGGGATTTTGAGAAGTTCGCAATGTAGCTTTATGGTGGGGAGCAGGACGGTGAACTTTCCGAGGCAAGTAGTGGCTGGAGTTGGCGGTAAGTTAAAGAGGCGTTGCAGTGGCGGCGGAGCTCTCAAAGTGACGTGTCGTCAGGAGAAAATCCTAGTGGCCAATAGAGGAGAGATTGCTGTGAGGGTTATCAGGACGGCTCATGAAATGGGGATACCTTGTGTTGCTGTTTACTCCACCATCGATAAGGATGCCCTTCATGTTAAATTGGCGGATGAATCCGTTTGCATTGGTGAAGCTCCTAGTAGCCAATC gtATTTATTGATTCCAAACGTACTGTCTGCTGCTATTAGCCGAGGATGTACAATGTTGCATCCTGGATATGGATTCCTTGCTGAGAATGCTGTTTTTGTTGAAATGTGCAGAGAACACGGAATTAACTTTATTGGTCCCAAT CCTGACAGCATCCGCATTATGGGCGACAAGTCAACTGCTAGGGAAACAATGAAGAATGCAGGTGTTCCTACTGTCCCGGGTAGTGATGGATTGTTACAG AGCACAGAAGAAGCAGTCAAGCTAGCCGATGAGCTAGGATTTCCTGTGATGATCAAG GCAACTGCCGGTGGTGGAGGACGTGGAATGCGTCTTGCTAAAGAACCTGGTGAATTTGTTAAGTTGCTTCAG CAAGCTAAGAGTGAAGCTGCCGCTGCATTTGGAAATGATGGAgtttatttggaaaaatacGTTCAAAATCCAAGACATATTGAATTCCAG GTTCTTGCTGATAAATATGGCAATGTTGTCCACTTTGGTGAACGTGACTGCAGCATCCAG AGACGTAACCAAAAGCTTTTGGAAGAAGCTCCGTCTCCTGCATTGACCCCTGAACTGCGGAAAGCCATGGGTGATGCAGCTGTTGCAGCAGCAGCATCCATTGGTTACATTGGTGTCGGAACGGTTGAGTTTCTTTTGGATGAAAGAGGTTCCTTCTACTTCATGGAAATGAACACTCGTATCCAG GTTGAGCATCCTGTGACAGAAATGATTTCCTCTGTTGACTTGATTGAGGAACAAATTTATGTTGCAATGGGAGGAAAACTCCGCTACAAACAG GAAGATATTGTGCTCCAAGGACATTCAATTGAATGCCGTATCAATGCAGAAGATCCTTTTAAAAACTTCCGACCTGGGCCAG GGAGAATAACAGCATACTTGCCAGCTGGTGGCCCATTTGTCAGAATGGATAGCCATGTTTATCCTGATTATGTGGTTCCTCCAAGCTATGATTCTCTTCTTGGAAAG CTTATTGTATGGGCTCCAACTAGAGAAAAGGCAATTGAGCGCATGAAAAGGGCTCTTAATGACACTATTATCACAG GTGTTCCTACAACCATCGAATACCATAAACTTATCCTTGATGTTGAG GACTTCAAAAATGGGAAGGTTGACACTGCGTTCATTCCAAAACATGAACAGGAGTTGCAAGCA CCCCAGAAGATTGTTTTGGCAACAACTCCAAATGAAATGGCTGGTGCAACTGCTTAG
- the LOC102621662 gene encoding pentatricopeptide repeat-containing protein At3g42630 — translation METFSLSLHGSFKFKRFNVPSHQTHPKNGDLARKIIRYRKQEGFVDCASLVEDLGRKKKPHLAHQLVNTVKSEGLLPDNSTLCALMLCYANNGFVLEAQVVWEELLSSSFVLSVQVLSDLMDAYGRIGCFNEIISIIDQVSCRNADLLPEVYSRAISCFGKQGQLELMENTLKEMVSRGFSVDSATGNAFIIYYSRFGSLTEMETAYGRLKRSRHLIDKEGIRAVSFTYLKERKFFMLGEFLRDVGLGRKDLGNLLWNLLLLSYAGNFKMKSLQREFMRMSEAGFHPDLTTFNIRAVAFSRMSMFWDLHLSLEHMKHESVGPDLVTYGCVVDAYLDKRLGRNLDFGLSKMNLDDSPVVSTDPYVFEAFGKGDFHSSSEAFLEFKRQRKWTYRKLIAVYLKKQLRRNQIFWNY, via the exons atggaaacTTTTTCTCTCAGCCTGCATGGctctttcaaattcaagcgTTTTAACGTTCCCTCCCATCAAACCCATCCCAAAAATGGGGACTTGGCGCGAAAG ATAATTCGTTATAGGAAGCAAGAAGGTTTTGTTGATTGTGCTTCATTAGTTGAAGACTTAGGTAGGAAAAAGAAGCCTCATTTGGCACACCAGCTTGTAAATACGGTGAAATCTGAAGGGCTTTTGCCCGACAACTCTACTTTGTGTGCTTTGATGCTGTGTTATGCAAATAATGGATTTGTACTCGAGGCACAGGTGGTTTGGGAAGAGTTGTTGAGTAGTTCTTTTGTGCTTAGTGTTCAAGTATTATCGGATTTAATGGATGCTTATGGGAGGATTGGGTGTTTTAACGAAATAATCAGTATAATTGATCAAGTAAGTTGTAGAAATGCGGACCTATTACCTGAGGTGTACTCACGAGCTATCTCTTGCTTTGGGAAGCAAGGGCAGCTTGAATTAATGGAGAATACATTGAAAGAAATGGTTTCGAGGGGTTTCTCTGTGGATTCTGCCACAGGGAATgcctttattatatattatagcAGGTTTGGTTCCTTGACCGAAATGGAGACTGCTTATGGCCGTCTTAAAAGGTCTAGACATCTTATTGATAAAGAAGGAATCAGGGCAGTGTCTTTCACttatttgaaagaaagaaagttttTTATGCTAGGTGAGTTTCTGAGGGATGTTGGTCTTGGTAGGAAAGATTTGGGAAATCTTCTGTGGAACCTTCTGCTCTTATCTTATGCTGGAAACTTCAAAATGAAAAGCTTGCAAAGAGAATTTATGAGAATGTCTGAGGCCGGTTTCCATCCTGATCTCACTACATTTAATATAAGAGCTGTGGCCTTTTCAAGAATGTCTATGTTCTGGGATCTCCATCTTAGTCTTGAGCATATGAAACATGAAAGTGTTGGTCCTGATCTAGTGACTTATGGTTGTGTTGTTGATGCTTACCTGGATAAAAGACTGGGAAGAAACTTGGACTTTGGTTTGAGTAAAATGAATTTGGATGATTCTCCAGTTGTATCAACGGATCCCTACGTGTTTGAGGCTTTTGGTAAAGGGGATTTCCACTCAAGCTCAGAGGCTTTTTTGGAATTTAAGAGGCAGAGGAAATGGACATATAGGAAGTTAATTGCAGTATATCTCAAGAAACAACTTCGAAGAAACCAGATATTTTGGAATTACTGA
- the LOC102613850 gene encoding U-box domain-containing protein 35 gives MWNPRENEQEQQREGREKIVAVAIDKDKFSQHALKWAADNILSRHQTIKLVHVIQKSHSNSQYSGISEELIEQQQHDIHAMEVFLPFRCYCTRRHIQCELVVLERQDVARALIEYVSQYGVETMLLGAPTKNGLSRLFKASDTPGTVLKWAPDFCNVYIVSKGKCHALRSATRPVPPVPTEPLTPRTRLLAEAAANAIRNYDEFSTAEMELTLSNSGRLSTDSNFFSFYESLGLNMEGKSFDSPRASRGSINLTSLPELPSISNDSSGTSSSSQNMEDMEDDVKRLKMELKQTMDMYNAACKEALAAKQKAVELEKWKMKEEKRLKETQMGEERGKAKIKAAIEAAEAAQKIAKLEVQKRVNAEAKALKEAEEKRKLLDALWQSHMSSTRRIRELRALIIKEEKGKKRETTMARRNGDKQEEAVAVAIDKDKGSQYALRWAVDHLLSRGQNLTLLHVKQRVSSVPNPSGNSVAISKVNNEVARIYKQQVDNQAKELFVPFRCFCTRKEIINLQKIKCKEIVLEDTDIAKALIDYVSSHTIETLVLGAASRTGFVKRFKTADIPSNVSKGAPDYCNVYVIGKGKISSVRSATASVPVRASPGSQLQSQSRQPSHSSDSYESAMTNSQSSRAERTPPTTSSLINDDVPIKPDKNCNRSPFLRGKGSIPKYEPSLPESDISFVSSGRPSTDRMIYDMDFGMTPWLSTGSDYESSSFVSLQSGSRSIDRNSSPDEFSSYSQESGRTSSSSQSQSVEEVEVEMRRLRLELRQTMDMYSAACKEALAAKQKARELHRWKLEEKQKLEDARMAEEAALALAEKERAKCKRAIEAAEAAQRIAELEAQKCKNVEFKALREAKERKAALNSLTVDLRYRKYSIEEIEEATENFSNSRKIGEGGYGPVYKSYLDHTPVAIKVLRPDAAQGRSQFQQEVEVLCNIRHPNMVLLLGACPEFGCLIYEYMANGSLEDRLFRRGGSPVLPWQIRFRIAAEIATALLFLHQTKPEPLVHRDLKPGNILLDRNYVSKISDVGLARLVPPAVADSVTQYRMTSAAGTFCYIDPEYQQTGMLGVKSDVYSLGILLLQIITAKPPMGLAHQVERSIENGTFDETLDPAVPDWPVEEALILAKLALQCAELRRKDRPDLGKVVVPKLNILRALAEETMPAVNLASGAGSSPSYSQVSTVQELISDSQSLQSGDSSRSRSSSTSIPGRRYKGMEERG, from the exons ATGTGGAATCCAAGGGAGAATGAACAAGAACAACAAAGGGAAGGAAGGGAGAAGATAGTAGCTGTGGCAATTGATAAAGACAAATTCAGCCAACATGCTCTCAAATGGGCTGCTGATAATATTCTTAGCCGACACCAAACTATCAAACTTGTTCATGTCATTCAAAAATCACATTCCAATAGCCAATATTCAG GAATTAGTGAGGAATTGATTGAACAACAGCAGCACGATATTCATGCCATGGAAGTGTTCCTTCCATTTCGCTGTTACTGCACCCGTAGGCAT ATACAATGTGAACTTGTTGTATTGGAGCGTCAGGATGTAGCAAGAGCACTAATTGAGTATGTCTCCCAATATGGAGTGGAAACTATGTTGCTCGGTGCCCCAACAAAGAATGGACTCTccag GCTATTCAAGGCTTCAGATACTCCGGGCACCGTATTAAAATGGGCACCTGATTTTTGCAATGTATACATTGTCTCAAAAGGAAAGTGCCATGCCCTGCGATCTGCAACTCGCCCAGTCCCTCCCGTCCCAACAGAACCTCTCACTCCTCGCACTCGCCTCTTGGCTGAAGCAGCCGCAAATGCcat AAGGAACTATGATGAATTTTCAACTGCGGAGATGGAACTGACACTTTCAAACTCAGGGAGGCTGAGTACTGACagcaatttcttttcattttatgaaAGTCTGGGGCTTAACATGGAGGGGAAGAGCTTTGATTCACCGCGAGCCAGCAGGGGTTCAATTAATCTCACCTCTTTACCTGAATTGCCATCAATTTCAAATGACAGCTCAGGAACTTCCAGTTCATCACAGAATATG gAGGATATGGAAGATGATGTTAAACGGCTTAAAATGGAGCTCAAGCAAACAATGGACATGTACAATGCAGCCTGCAAAGAAGCTCTTGCTGCTAAACAGAAG GCAGTGGAactagaaaaatggaaaatgaaagaagagaaaagactGAAAGAGACACAAATGGGCGAAGAGAGGGGGAAAGCAAAAATAAAGGCAGCAATTGAAGCAGCAGAAGCAGCTCAGAAAATTGCCAAGTTAGAGGTGCAGAAGAGAGTGAATGCAGAAGCTAAAGCACTGAAGGAAGctgaagaaaagagaaagctGTTAGATGCTTTATGGCAGTCCCATATG AGCTCAACAAGAAGAATCAGAGAGCTGCGTGCACTAATCATCAAAGaggaaaagggaaagaaacGGGAGACTACGATGGCTAGAAGGAATGGAGATAAACAAGAAGAAGCAGTTGCGGTGGCCATTGACAAGGACAAGGGAAGCCAATACGCCCTCAGATGGGCTGTTGATCATCTTCTGTCTAGAGGCCAGAATCTTACTCTTCTTCATGTTAAACAAAGAGTATCCTCCGTTCCAAATCCAT CTGGGAACAGTGTTGCCATCTCCAAGGTTAACAATGAGGTTGCCAGAATATACAAGCAACAAGTTGATAATCAAGCCAAAGAGTTGTTCGTTCCATTTCGATGCTTTTGTACAAGAAAAGAA ATTATAAACTTGCAAAAGATCAAATGCAAAGAAATCGTACTAGAAGACACGGATATAGCGAAGGCTCTAATCGACTATGTTTCATCCCATACAATCGAGACTTTAGTACTCGGGGCAGCATCAAGAACCGGATTCGTCAA AAGATTCAAAACTGCAGACATTCCAAGTAATGTGTCCAAAGGTGCTCCGGATTACTGCAATGTCTATGTTATAGGCAAAGGAAAGATCTCTTCCGTACGATCTGCAACCGCGTCAGTACCGGTAAGAGCTTCCCCAGGTAGTCAGCTGCAGAGCCAATCCAGACAACCCAGCCACAGTTCTGATTCGTATGAATCAGCTATGACCAATAGCCAAAGTTCCCGAG CTGAGCGAACACCACCTACAACCAGCAGCCTGATTAATGACGATGTCCCAATCAA ACCTGATAAAAACTGCAACAGATCGCCATTCTTAAGAGGCAAAGGCTCTATCCCTAAATACGAGCCTTCACTGCCGGAATCTGACATATCATTTGTGAGCAGTGGAAGACCAAGTACCGATCGGATGATTTATGACATGGATTTCGGAATGACCCCTTGGCTCTCAACCGGCTCAGATTATGAGTCCAGCAGCTTTGTTTCATTGCAATCAGGAAGCAGGTCAATAGATAGGAATTCTTCACCCGATGAATTCTCGTCATACTCACAGGAAAGTGGGAGAACGTCATCGTCATCACAAAGCCAAAGCGTG GAAGAAGTAGAAGTTGAGATGAGGAGGCTCAGGCTAGAACTCAGGCAAACAATGGATATGTACAGCGCAGCCTGCAAGGAAGCACTCGCAGCAAAACAGAAG GCCAGGGAGCTTCATCGCTggaaattagaagaaaagCAGAAATTAGAAGACGCGCGTATGGCAGAGGAAGCTGCACTGGCACTTGCAGAGAAGGAGAGAGCAAAGTGTAAAAGAGCAATCGAGGCAGCTGAAGCAGCCCAAAGGATTGCTGAACTAGAAGCACAAAAATGCAAGAACGTCGAATTTAAGGCCCTAAGAGAAGCTAAGGAGAGGAAGGCAGCGCTAAATTCTCTAACAGTTGATCTCAGGTATAGAAAGTACAGTATTGAGGAGATTGAAGAAGCGacagaaaatttttcaaactcTCGCAAGATTGGAGAAGGAGGTTATGGACCAGTTTACAAGAGTTATCTGGACCATACACCAGTAGCGATAAAAGTTCTACGTCCAGATGCAGCTCAAGGACGATCACAATTTCAgcaagaa GTTGAAGTATTATGCAACATACGGCATCCAAACATGGTTCTCCTCCTAGGAGCTTGCCCAGAATTTGGCTGCCTAATCTATGAGTACATGGCTAACGGGAGCTTAGAGGACCGTCTCTTCCGTCGAGGTGGCTCTCCTGTTCTTCCTTGGCAAATAAGATTCCGAATAGCTGCTGAAATTGCCACAGCTCTCCTTTTCCTGCACCAGACCAAGCCAGAACCACTTGTGCACCGTGACCTAAAACCTGGAAACATTCTTCTTGACCGTAACTATGTCAGCAAGATTAGTGATGTTGGCTTGGCCAGGCTTGTCCCTCCAGCAGTAGCTGACTCCGTAACTCAGTATCGCATGACTTCAGCAGCAGGAACTTTCTGCTACATTGACCCAGAATATCAGCAAACGGGCATGCTTGGAGTTAAATCTGACGTCTACTCACTAGGCATTCTACTTCTACAAATAATAACAGCCAAGCCACCAATGGGATTGGCTCATCAGGTAGAACGGTCTATTGAAAATGGGACTTTTGATGAGACACTCGACCCCGCAGTTCCTGACTGGCCAGTTGAAGAGGCATTAATCCTTGCCAAACTAGCTCTTCAGTGTGCTGAGCTAAGACGAAAAGACAGGCCAGATCTTGGGAAGGTTGTGGTACCTAAGCTGAACATATTGAGAGCACTCGCTGAAGAAACGATGCCTGCCGTCAATCTTGCAAGTGGAGCAGGGTCTTCTCCAAGTTATAGTCAAGTTTCCACAGTACAG GAACTGATCAGTGATTCTCAATCACTGCAATCTGGAGATAGCTCAAGGAGCCGTTCAAGCTCTACATCTATTCCAGGAAGGAGATATAAA GGCATGGAAGAGAGGGGATAA
- the LOC102621375 gene encoding FCS-Like Zinc finger 14 has product MKGFNGKKKLTINLSLFTNLADSLAAASSCLSPNKSPRIFQNTSVVGLSIVAAMMTNNPSDENILSSSSRPVPIVCSSAAAAKKPRVAMNDNIINDDLGRRQVDELSESYTCVISHFGSNLVHKRVFFDEDDEEDDDDSDSVFFASSSPMNVGFEIKREFWSRDFLSSCFLCCKKLHGLDVFMYRGENAFCSAECRDKHIRSDDDLKENCGFEARKQLDYSASPCSRPQPVFAAGVTVA; this is encoded by the exons ATGAAGGGCTTCAATGGCAAAAAGAAACTCACCATCAATCTTTCACTTTTCACGAATTTAGCAGATTCATTGGCTGCTGCTTCGTCATGTTTAAGTCCAAACAAATCTCCAAGAATTTTCCAAAACACTAGTGTTGTGGGACTCAGTATAGTGGCAGCCATGATGACGAACAACCCATcagatgaaaatattttatcttcgTCATCAAGGCCTGTTCCTATTGTTTGCtcatcagcagcagcagctaaGAAGCCAAGAGTTGCGatgaatgataatattattaacgATGATCTTGGCCGTCGTCAAGTTGACGAATTATCCGAGAGTTACACTTGTGTTATTTCGCATTTTGGAAGCAATTTGGTGCACAAACGTGTATTctttgatgaagatgatgaggaagatgatgatgatagtgACAGTGTGttctttgcttcttcttcACCCATGAATGTTGGTTTTGAAATCAAGAGAGAGTTCTGGAGCCGGGATTTTCTCAGTTCTTGCTTTCTTTGCTGCAAGAAGCTTCATGGACTTGATGTTTTCATGTACAG AGGGGAGAATGCTTTTTGCAGCGCAGAATGCAGGGACAAGCATATTAGAAGTGATGATGATCTCAAAGAGAATTGTGGATTCGAAGCCCGGAAACAGCTTGATTACTCTGCCTCCCCCTGCTCTCGGCCACAGCCGGTCTTCGCCGCCGGAGTTACCGTGGCATga
- the C4H1 gene encoding cinnamate 4-hydroxylase CYP73 (The RefSeq protein has 1 substitution compared to this genomic sequence), with protein sequence MANLVTISFFSILLTISLLSFNKSLNLISITLPLVPLIAYVLKSFLKSSKAFYPPTPISIPIFGNWLQVGNDLNHRLLASMAQIYGPVFRLKLGSKNLIVVSEPDLATQVLHTQGVEFGSRPRNVVFDIFTGNGQDMVFTVYGEHWRKMRRIMTLPFFTNKVVHNYSDMWEQEMDLVVHDLKNDYESVSTKGIVIRKRLQLMLYNIMYRMMFDAKFESQEDPLFIEATRFNSERSRLAQSFEYNYGDFIPLLRPFLRGYLNKCRDLQCRRLAFFNNNFVEKRRKIMAANGEKHKISCAIDHIIDAQMKGEITEENVIYIVENINVAAIETTLWSMEWAIAELVNHPEVQQKIRREISTVLKGNPVTESNLHELPYLQAAVKEVLRLHTPIPLLVPHMNLEEAKLGGFTIPKESKIVVNAWWLANNPKWWEKPEEFRPERFLEEECNIDAVAGGGKVDFRYLPFGVGRRSCPGIILALPILGLVIAKLVTSFEMKAPQGIDKIDVSEKGGQFSLHIANHSTVVFDPIMESLSQPMPQ encoded by the exons ATGGCAAATCTTGTTACAATTTCATTCTTTAGCATCCTTCTCACAATCTCACTGCTTTCGTTCAACAAATCTTTAAATCTTATATCAATCACTCTCCCTCTTGTTCCTCTTATTGCATACGTTTTGAAATCCTTTTTAAAATCTTCGAAAGCCTTTTACCCTCCAACTCCTATCTCTATCCCAATATTTGGCAATTGGCTCCAAGTTGGCAATGACCTTAACCACAGGTTACTAGCATCAATGGCACAAATTTACGGCCCCGTATTCCGTCTAAAACTtggttcaaaaaatttaatagtggtatcagagccagaCCTAGCTACCCAAGTACTACACACGCAAGGTGTAGAATTCGGATCCCGCCCACGCAACGTGGTTTTCGATATTTTCACGGGCAATGGACAGGACATGGTGTTCACTGTTTATGGTGAGCATTGGCGCAAAATGCGTAGGATTATGACACTGCCATTTTTCACCAATAAAGTTGTGCACAATTACAGTGACATGTGGGAGCAGGAAATGGACCTAGTGGTgcatgacttgaaaaatgattatGAGAGTGTGAGCACAAAAGGGATTGTTATTAGGAAGCGTTTGCAGCTCATGCTATACAATATTATGTATAGGATGATGTTTGATGCAAAATTTGAGTCACAAGAGGATCCTTTGTTCATTGAAGCAACTAGGTTTAATTCTGAAAGGAGTCGGTTGGCTCAAAGTTTTGAGTACAATTATGGAGATTTTATTCCTTTGCTCAGGCCATTTTTAAGAGGGTACTTGAACAAGTGCAGAGACTTGCAGAGTAGGAGGTTGGCTTTCTTTAACAACAATTTTGTTGAGAAAAGAAG GAAAATCATGGCTGCCAATGGAGAGAAGCACAAGATAAGCTGCGCCATTGATCACATAATTGATGCTCAAATGAAAGGGGAGATCACTGAAGAAAATGTTATTTACATTGTTGAGAACATAAATGTGGCGGCAATAGAAACAACACTATGGTCCATGGAATGGGCAATAGCTGAGTTAGTCAATCACCCAGAGGTTCAACAGAAGATCCGTCGTGAAATCTCGACAGTCCTTAAAGGAAATCCGGTCACAGAATCAAACCTGCATGAATTACCGTACCTGCAAGCCGCAGTAAAAGAGGTACTAAGATTACACACTCCAATTCCGTTGTTGGTGCCACATATGAATCTAGAAGAAGCAAAACTTGGAGGCTTCACAATTCCTAAAGAGTCCAAAATTGTGGTGAATGCATGGTGGCTAGCAAACAACCCCAAATGGTGggaaaaacctgaggagttTCGGCCAGAGAGATTCTTGGAAGAGGAATGTAATATTGATGCTGTTGCTGGTGGTGGCAAAGTTGACTTCAGGTACTTGCCTTTTGGCGTGGGAAGGCGAAGCTGCCCTGGAATCATACTTGCATTACCAATCTTGGGGCTTGTGATTGCAAAACTGGTGACATCTTTTGAGATGAAAGCTCCACAAGGGATAGATAAGATTGACGTGAGTGAAAAAGGAGGCCAATTCAGCTTGCACATTGCAAATCATTCAACTGTTGTCTTCGATCCGATAATGGAATCACTTTCCCAACCAATGCCACAGTAA
- the LOC102621103 gene encoding biotin carboxylase 2, chloroplastic isoform X2 produces the protein MDASMTMSKSVTTTSPGLFVGRGKGILRSSQCSFMVGSRTVNFPRQVVAGVGGKLKRRCSGGGALKVTCRQEKILVANRGEIAVRVIRTAHEMGIPCVAVYSTIDKDALHVKLADESVCIGEAPSSQSYLLIPNVLSAAISRGCTMLHPGYGFLAENAVFVEMCREHGINFIGPNPDSIRIMGDKSTARETMKNAGVPTVPGSDGLLQSTEEAVKLADELGFPVMIKATAGGGGRGMRLAKEPGEFVKLLQQAKSEAAAAFGNDGVYLEKYVQNPRHIEFQVLADKYGNVVHFGERDCSIQRRNQKLLEEAPSPALTPELRKAMGDAAVAAAASIGYIGVGTVEFLLDERGSFYFMEMNTRIQVEHPVTEMISSVDLIEEQIYVAMGGKLRYKQEDIVLQGHSIECRINAEDPFKNFRPGPGRITAYLPAGGPFVRMDSHVYPDYVVPPSYDSLLGKLIVWAPTREKAIERMKRALNDTIITGVPTTIEYHKLILDVEDFKNGKVDTAFIPKHEQELQALFEETLEK, from the exons ATGGACGCCTCCATGACCATGTCCAAATCTGTCACCACCACTTCTCCC GGATTGTTTGTTGGGAGGGGCAAGGGGATTTTGAGAAGTTCGCAATGTAGCTTTATGGTGGGGAGCAGGACGGTGAACTTTCCGAGGCAAGTAGTGGCTGGAGTTGGCGGTAAGTTAAAGAGGCGTTGCAGTGGCGGCGGAGCTCTCAAAGTGACGTGTCGTCAGGAGAAAATCCTAGTGGCCAATAGAGGAGAGATTGCTGTGAGGGTTATCAGGACGGCTCATGAAATGGGGATACCTTGTGTTGCTGTTTACTCCACCATCGATAAGGATGCCCTTCATGTTAAATTGGCGGATGAATCCGTTTGCATTGGTGAAGCTCCTAGTAGCCAATC gtATTTATTGATTCCAAACGTACTGTCTGCTGCTATTAGCCGAGGATGTACAATGTTGCATCCTGGATATGGATTCCTTGCTGAGAATGCTGTTTTTGTTGAAATGTGCAGAGAACACGGAATTAACTTTATTGGTCCCAAT CCTGACAGCATCCGCATTATGGGCGACAAGTCAACTGCTAGGGAAACAATGAAGAATGCAGGTGTTCCTACTGTCCCGGGTAGTGATGGATTGTTACAG AGCACAGAAGAAGCAGTCAAGCTAGCCGATGAGCTAGGATTTCCTGTGATGATCAAG GCAACTGCCGGTGGTGGAGGACGTGGAATGCGTCTTGCTAAAGAACCTGGTGAATTTGTTAAGTTGCTTCAG CAAGCTAAGAGTGAAGCTGCCGCTGCATTTGGAAATGATGGAgtttatttggaaaaatacGTTCAAAATCCAAGACATATTGAATTCCAG GTTCTTGCTGATAAATATGGCAATGTTGTCCACTTTGGTGAACGTGACTGCAGCATCCAG AGACGTAACCAAAAGCTTTTGGAAGAAGCTCCGTCTCCTGCATTGACCCCTGAACTGCGGAAAGCCATGGGTGATGCAGCTGTTGCAGCAGCAGCATCCATTGGTTACATTGGTGTCGGAACGGTTGAGTTTCTTTTGGATGAAAGAGGTTCCTTCTACTTCATGGAAATGAACACTCGTATCCAG GTTGAGCATCCTGTGACAGAAATGATTTCCTCTGTTGACTTGATTGAGGAACAAATTTATGTTGCAATGGGAGGAAAACTCCGCTACAAACAG GAAGATATTGTGCTCCAAGGACATTCAATTGAATGCCGTATCAATGCAGAAGATCCTTTTAAAAACTTCCGACCTGGGCCAG GGAGAATAACAGCATACTTGCCAGCTGGTGGCCCATTTGTCAGAATGGATAGCCATGTTTATCCTGATTATGTGGTTCCTCCAAGCTATGATTCTCTTCTTGGAAAG CTTATTGTATGGGCTCCAACTAGAGAAAAGGCAATTGAGCGCATGAAAAGGGCTCTTAATGACACTATTATCACAG GTGTTCCTACAACCATCGAATACCATAAACTTATCCTTGATGTTGAG GACTTCAAAAATGGGAAGGTTGACACTGCGTTCATTCCAAAACATGAACAGGAGTTGCAAGCA cTGTTTGAGGAAACTCTTGAGAAATGA